Proteins encoded within one genomic window of Microbacterium soli:
- a CDS encoding DUF4192 family protein produces the protein MNTVIHAAEPAELLGTVPVLAGFTPRRSVVLLPFHGTRGRGAMRIDLPDPGGDPHTFASAALQALLQVDDVDATAIVVYSDAPPQSDADRLLPPWAALAEALVEACEGSGLRIIEAMWVTPTGWGDYLDEDAVPRPLDSIPSAPDIPGVGDLSGDQLAGADLPASDLADRERVGRALAELETIMDGHRDGRAGDAGDENPLALMGAAMILDDLPAFVEDLLEAPTRTDSYSCAALLWCLSRPVLRDAILVQWASDEEFGCRALAAQLAFTGQHSELPDEIGDVFTGRGARPDPDRLGCALEVVRHAAARAPRPAKAGALTAAAWLAWALGRSSHAGRYVDEALRIDPGLGMATLIRSMLDAARLPEWVLRRP, from the coding sequence ATGAACACCGTCATCCATGCCGCCGAACCCGCCGAGCTGCTCGGCACCGTCCCCGTCCTGGCGGGGTTCACCCCGAGGCGCAGCGTCGTGCTGCTGCCCTTCCACGGCACGAGGGGCCGCGGGGCGATGCGCATCGACCTGCCCGACCCGGGCGGTGATCCGCATACGTTCGCGAGCGCCGCCCTCCAGGCGCTGCTCCAGGTCGACGATGTCGACGCGACTGCGATCGTCGTGTACTCGGACGCCCCTCCGCAGTCCGACGCCGACCGGCTGCTGCCGCCCTGGGCCGCCCTCGCGGAGGCCCTCGTCGAGGCGTGCGAGGGCTCGGGTCTGCGCATCATCGAAGCGATGTGGGTGACACCGACCGGCTGGGGCGACTATCTCGACGAGGACGCCGTGCCACGACCGCTGGACAGCATCCCGTCTGCGCCGGACATCCCCGGCGTCGGGGACCTCAGCGGAGACCAGCTGGCCGGGGCGGACCTGCCTGCGAGCGACCTCGCGGATCGCGAGCGCGTGGGTCGCGCCCTCGCTGAGCTGGAGACGATCATGGACGGCCATCGGGACGGGCGCGCGGGCGATGCGGGCGATGAGAACCCGCTCGCCCTGATGGGCGCGGCGATGATCCTCGACGACCTGCCCGCCTTCGTCGAAGACCTCCTGGAGGCGCCGACCCGCACGGACTCGTACAGCTGCGCGGCACTGCTGTGGTGCCTGAGCAGGCCCGTCCTGCGCGACGCGATCCTCGTGCAGTGGGCGAGCGATGAGGAGTTCGGATGCCGCGCGCTGGCCGCGCAGCTGGCGTTCACCGGGCAGCACTCGGAGCTCCCGGACGAGATCGGCGACGTCTTCACGGGGCGCGGCGCCCGACCCGATCCCGACCGGCTGGGATGCGCGCTGGAGGTCGTGCGGCACGCCGCAGCGAGGGCGCCGAGACCCGCGAAGGCCGGTGCGCTGACGGCTGCCGCCTGGCTGGCGTGGGCGCTGGGCCGCTCCTCGCATGCGGGCAGGTATGTCGACGAAGCGCTGCGCATCGACCCCGGGCTCGGCATGGCGACGCTGATCCGGAGCATGCTCGATGCCGCCCGCCTGCCGGAGTGGGTGCTGCGACGACCGTGA
- the lysS gene encoding lysine--tRNA ligase translates to MTDASAPTPTPADSADDVFEQKAVRLAKREKLIANRTDAGGGAFPVGVPVTHSIPALRAKYGDLAAGAETGEVVGVAGRVVFSRNTGKLCFATLQSGDGSRIQAMVSLAKVGEESLAAWKELVDLGDHVFVHGEVISSRRGELSIMADAWTIASKAILPLPNMYGELSEETRVRSRFLDLIVRDRARTTVRARAAVNASLRATFTSHDFLEVETPMLQVQHGGASARPFITHSNAFDTELYLRIAPELYLKRAVVGGIERVFEINRNFRNEGADSTHSPEFAMLEAYQAYGDYHQMAELTQELVQNAAIAVAGSTTVTWADGTEYDLGGEWDRISMYESLSEASGRPVTPEDPVDDLIAFAEASGVEIPPHATHGKLVEELWEHFVKGDLVRPTFVMDFPVDTSPLVREHRSIAGVVEKWDLYIRGFELATGYSELVDPVIQRERFVAQAKLAAGGDLEAMRVDEEFLRALEHGMPPTGGMGMGIDRLLMAVTGLGIRETILFPLVK, encoded by the coding sequence ATGACTGACGCGTCCGCGCCGACCCCCACCCCCGCCGATTCGGCTGACGACGTCTTCGAGCAGAAGGCCGTGCGGCTCGCCAAGCGCGAGAAGCTCATCGCGAACCGCACGGATGCCGGCGGCGGGGCGTTCCCCGTCGGCGTGCCGGTGACGCACAGCATCCCCGCCCTGCGCGCGAAGTACGGCGACCTCGCGGCCGGTGCGGAGACCGGCGAGGTCGTCGGCGTCGCCGGCCGGGTGGTCTTCAGTCGCAACACCGGGAAACTGTGCTTTGCCACTCTGCAGTCCGGAGACGGCTCGCGCATCCAGGCCATGGTGTCGCTCGCGAAGGTCGGTGAGGAGTCGCTGGCTGCGTGGAAGGAGCTCGTCGACCTGGGCGACCACGTCTTCGTGCACGGCGAGGTCATCTCCAGTCGTCGCGGTGAACTGTCGATCATGGCCGACGCGTGGACGATCGCGTCGAAGGCGATCCTGCCGCTGCCCAACATGTACGGCGAGCTGAGCGAGGAGACGCGCGTGCGCAGCCGCTTCCTCGACCTCATCGTGCGCGACCGGGCCCGCACCACCGTGCGCGCCCGCGCGGCCGTGAACGCCAGCCTGCGTGCGACCTTCACGAGCCACGACTTCCTCGAGGTGGAGACGCCCATGCTGCAGGTGCAGCACGGCGGCGCATCCGCCCGCCCGTTCATCACCCACTCCAACGCGTTCGACACCGAGCTGTACCTGCGCATCGCGCCGGAGCTGTACCTCAAGCGCGCGGTGGTCGGCGGCATCGAGCGGGTCTTCGAGATCAACCGCAACTTCCGCAACGAGGGTGCGGACTCGACGCACTCGCCGGAGTTCGCCATGCTCGAGGCCTACCAGGCCTACGGCGACTACCACCAGATGGCAGAGCTGACGCAGGAGCTCGTGCAGAACGCCGCCATCGCCGTCGCCGGCTCCACGACGGTCACCTGGGCCGACGGCACCGAGTACGACCTGGGCGGCGAGTGGGACCGCATCTCGATGTACGAGTCGCTGTCGGAGGCATCCGGTCGCCCCGTCACACCCGAGGACCCGGTGGATGACCTCATCGCGTTCGCCGAGGCCAGCGGGGTGGAGATCCCCCCGCACGCCACGCACGGCAAGCTCGTCGAGGAGCTGTGGGAGCACTTCGTGAAGGGCGACCTCGTGCGCCCCACCTTCGTGATGGACTTCCCCGTCGACACCTCGCCGCTCGTGCGGGAGCACCGTTCGATCGCCGGCGTCGTGGAGAAGTGGGACCTCTACATCCGCGGCTTCGAGCTGGCCACCGGATACTCCGAGCTCGTCGACCCGGTCATCCAGCGCGAGCGCTTCGTCGCACAGGCGAAGCTCGCCGCGGGAGGGGATCTCGAGGCCATGCGCGTGGACGAGGAGTTCCTGCGCGCCCTCGAGCACGGCATGCCCCCGACGGGCGGCATGGGCATGGGCATCGACCGTCTGCTGATGGCCGTCACCGGCCTCGGCATCCGCGAGACCATCCTCTTCCCTCTCGTCAAGTAG
- a CDS encoding DUF2207 domain-containing protein, which translates to MSSLAAARRRHPGSAPARGRVLAILAVVLGALIAVLAPAAASADVDDFDYSSWESRYDVSLDAEGRAVAHVTETVVAEFPEFDQNKGIIRGYPQRFEGAGLDIRILSVTDGAGHDVPFETDTEDGMLLVLTGDDDYVHGPTTYVIESTMRDVMIHGTQTGNDEFYWNLLPLNSTQDIGRFRATIAFSPPLAAALTGDAACYRGLAGMSYPCSLTGPSPSADGATFTVESGERAAGDGVTVAIGFTAGTVTQPAARLPDPVADFGPALVGLGAIITAGGAWFSLAAMKRRRRAATGIIIAQYDVPADLPPLAAAPLIPGAPNPIPAQMVHLAVQGVLRLEEEPGAKRRPSLRLLDRDLPSDPLDRAMVAALFPGERTERRIPKSSTKFAQRMEKLVAKGRAAAMRNGWLTKERSTAAMAFGWVSITLLAATAAFLAWSAVKDRELLGLSIVALIAAGIVVAISSIVVFSRHTVLTREGALRGEHLRGVKEFIRVAEADRLRMLQSYQGAERRPDGTIDVVHLYEKLLPYAMLLGEEKSWSKVLETGYSASDSSPTWMDTAVGTSISARLSHYSSAMSSAATYTPPSSSGGSTGGGFSGGGGGGGFSGGR; encoded by the coding sequence ATGTCCTCCCTCGCAGCCGCCCGCCGACGCCACCCCGGGTCCGCTCCCGCCCGCGGACGCGTCCTCGCGATCCTCGCCGTCGTGCTCGGAGCGCTCATCGCCGTGCTCGCGCCCGCCGCGGCGAGCGCGGATGTCGACGACTTCGACTATTCGTCCTGGGAGTCCCGGTACGACGTGTCGCTGGATGCCGAGGGGCGCGCGGTCGCGCACGTGACCGAGACCGTGGTGGCCGAGTTCCCGGAGTTCGATCAGAACAAGGGCATCATCCGCGGATACCCGCAGCGGTTCGAGGGCGCGGGGCTCGACATCCGCATCCTGTCGGTGACCGACGGGGCAGGCCACGACGTGCCGTTCGAGACGGACACCGAGGACGGCATGCTCCTCGTGCTCACCGGCGACGACGACTACGTGCACGGCCCGACCACCTACGTCATCGAATCGACCATGCGCGACGTCATGATCCACGGCACGCAGACCGGCAACGACGAGTTCTACTGGAACCTGCTGCCCCTGAACAGCACACAGGACATCGGCCGCTTCCGCGCCACGATCGCCTTCTCCCCGCCGCTGGCCGCCGCGCTCACCGGTGATGCCGCCTGCTACCGCGGGCTCGCGGGGATGTCGTACCCGTGCAGTCTCACCGGTCCGTCCCCGTCGGCGGACGGCGCGACCTTCACGGTCGAATCCGGCGAGCGCGCCGCCGGCGACGGAGTGACGGTCGCGATCGGCTTCACGGCGGGCACGGTCACCCAGCCCGCCGCGCGCCTGCCGGATCCCGTGGCCGACTTCGGTCCCGCGCTCGTCGGACTGGGGGCGATCATCACCGCCGGCGGAGCCTGGTTCTCCCTCGCGGCCATGAAGCGGCGGCGCCGGGCGGCGACCGGCATCATCATCGCCCAGTACGATGTGCCGGCCGACCTGCCTCCGCTGGCCGCCGCACCGCTGATCCCGGGGGCGCCGAACCCGATCCCCGCGCAGATGGTGCACCTGGCGGTGCAGGGCGTGCTGCGGCTGGAGGAGGAGCCGGGGGCGAAACGACGTCCGTCCCTGCGACTCCTCGACCGCGACCTCCCATCGGACCCGCTGGACCGCGCGATGGTGGCGGCGCTGTTCCCCGGGGAGCGGACCGAGCGACGGATCCCGAAGTCCAGCACGAAGTTCGCCCAGCGCATGGAGAAACTGGTCGCGAAGGGGCGCGCCGCAGCAATGCGGAACGGCTGGCTGACGAAGGAGCGCAGCACGGCCGCCATGGCGTTCGGCTGGGTGTCCATCACTCTGCTGGCCGCCACCGCGGCCTTCCTGGCCTGGTCGGCCGTGAAGGATCGGGAGCTGCTCGGCCTGTCGATCGTCGCGCTCATCGCGGCGGGCATCGTGGTGGCGATCAGCTCCATCGTCGTATTCAGCAGGCACACCGTGCTGACCCGGGAGGGCGCCCTCCGCGGTGAGCATCTGAGGGGCGTCAAGGAGTTCATCCGCGTCGCCGAGGCCGACCGCCTGCGCATGCTGCAGTCCTACCAGGGCGCCGAGCGCCGCCCGGACGGCACGATCGACGTCGTGCACCTGTACGAGAAGCTGCTCCCCTACGCGATGCTGCTGGGCGAGGAGAAGAGCTGGTCGAAGGTGCTGGAGACCGGCTACTCGGCATCCGACTCCTCCCCGACCTGGATGGACACCGCCGTGGGCACGTCGATCAGCGCGCGACTGTCGCACTACTCGAGCGCGATGAGCTCCGCGGCGACCTACACCCCTCCGAGCTCCTCGGGCGGCTCGACCGGCGGCGGGTTCTCCGGCGGTGGCGGAGGGGGAGGGTTCTCCGGCGGTCGCTGA
- a CDS encoding Rossmann-like and DUF2520 domain-containing protein, translating into MRRDGRLGIGIIGAGRVGPIVGAALAGTGHALTGITSGSDDDRVAAVLPGVPVLEPLEVVRRSELVVIAVPHDELPGLVSGIADVSGWQIGQLVMHTDPGHGIEVMRPAAAQGAIPLAVHPAIAFTGTTVDLRQLQAAFAGVTAPAAVLPIAQALAVEMGCEPVVIAEEDRAAYGEAIATASEFSRSIIGQATSLLREVGVENPGGYLSALVSSTVEQALREASGPVDPPIAL; encoded by the coding sequence ATGCGCCGAGACGGTCGCCTGGGCATCGGGATCATCGGCGCGGGCAGAGTCGGGCCGATCGTCGGCGCGGCGCTGGCGGGCACCGGTCATGCCCTCACCGGGATCACCTCCGGGTCCGACGACGATCGCGTCGCAGCGGTGCTGCCGGGCGTTCCGGTGCTGGAGCCGCTCGAGGTCGTGCGGCGCAGCGAACTCGTCGTGATCGCCGTGCCGCACGATGAGCTGCCGGGTCTGGTCAGCGGCATCGCCGACGTGAGCGGATGGCAGATCGGACAGCTCGTCATGCACACCGACCCCGGGCACGGCATCGAGGTGATGCGGCCTGCCGCCGCGCAGGGTGCGATCCCCCTCGCAGTGCACCCCGCCATCGCGTTCACGGGCACGACCGTCGACCTGCGTCAGCTGCAGGCGGCCTTCGCGGGCGTGACGGCGCCGGCGGCCGTGCTGCCGATCGCGCAGGCGCTCGCGGTCGAGATGGGCTGCGAGCCCGTCGTGATCGCGGAGGAGGACAGGGCCGCATACGGCGAGGCCATCGCCACGGCATCCGAGTTCTCCCGCTCGATCATCGGCCAGGCGACCTCGCTGCTGCGCGAGGTCGGCGTGGAGAACCCGGGTGGCTACCTGTCCGCGCTCGTGTCGTCGACGGTGGAGCAGGCGCTGCGCGAGGCGTCCGGCCCGGTGGACCCTCCCATCGCGCTCTGA
- a CDS encoding PH domain-containing protein yields MSTPSDPRRDSPAAAPVPPVPPPPAPAATPPVLPEGGSSALADGEWHRMHPLTPLFKGGLVLIIVAGVAISNMRDRLIAWAVGLFAPEESVYIDHTGDPVDWVLANNLLLVALLGVLGVAVLLVVVFWLVWRFQQFRITGDHVEMRKGMIFRSQRRAPLDRVQGVNLTRPFPARLIGLAKLEVIGAGTDANVPLEYLATPRAESIRADILRLASGARSAREQAAGRPHRTADATAPVGTAHLVDSVNDGVSDLFTGVDLDDVAPESVVKIPTGRLIGSQLLSGILWLLFFGALFAASMGGTLFGMIASGESAADIGLAMLGIGLGMGIPLVIATVGITWAQISKSLRYSIAPTPDGVRITYGLLTTVTETLPPGRIFAVEVTQSLLWRPFGWWTIKINRMSGRSAAQQSNSSTQQFNTVLPVGQRADVERVLSLILPDIPRADIPLVWEHGILGPGPDDPYRTIPRRAWWHRPLSWKRHGFVMTDFGLLLRRGVLWRKLAVFPLARLQSVSLSQGPIDRIQHVTAVHVHSILGPVSGGLSGVDRDEALALLDGTGRAAALAAAHDHTHRWGEASSTDAEGAAAPTGAGVIVAPTDAVPGAQPVQAAPLPPTSSPE; encoded by the coding sequence GTGAGCACGCCGTCCGACCCCCGCCGGGACTCTCCCGCCGCCGCACCGGTACCGCCGGTGCCCCCGCCTCCCGCACCCGCGGCGACGCCTCCGGTGCTGCCGGAGGGCGGCTCCTCGGCGCTCGCCGACGGCGAATGGCACCGGATGCATCCGCTCACGCCGCTGTTCAAGGGCGGCCTCGTGCTGATCATCGTCGCCGGCGTCGCGATCTCCAACATGCGCGACCGCCTCATCGCCTGGGCGGTGGGCCTGTTCGCCCCGGAGGAGTCCGTCTACATCGACCACACCGGTGATCCGGTGGACTGGGTGCTCGCCAACAATCTGCTCCTGGTGGCGCTGCTGGGCGTGCTGGGCGTGGCGGTCCTGCTCGTCGTGGTGTTCTGGCTGGTGTGGCGGTTCCAGCAGTTCCGCATCACGGGCGATCACGTCGAGATGCGCAAGGGAATGATCTTCCGCTCGCAGCGCCGGGCGCCGCTGGACCGCGTGCAGGGCGTGAATCTCACCCGGCCGTTCCCCGCCCGACTGATCGGCCTCGCCAAACTCGAGGTCATCGGCGCGGGCACCGACGCCAACGTGCCCCTGGAGTACCTCGCCACCCCGCGAGCCGAATCCATCCGCGCCGACATCCTGCGCCTGGCCTCCGGTGCGCGCTCCGCCCGGGAACAGGCCGCCGGGCGACCGCACCGCACCGCCGACGCGACGGCGCCCGTCGGGACCGCCCACCTGGTCGACTCGGTCAACGACGGGGTCAGCGACCTGTTCACCGGGGTGGACCTCGACGACGTCGCCCCGGAGAGCGTCGTCAAGATCCCCACCGGCCGGCTCATCGGCTCGCAGCTGCTGAGCGGCATCCTCTGGCTGCTGTTCTTCGGCGCCCTGTTCGCCGCGTCGATGGGCGGCACGCTTTTCGGCATGATCGCCTCGGGGGAGAGCGCCGCCGACATCGGCCTCGCGATGCTCGGCATCGGGCTGGGCATGGGCATCCCGCTGGTGATCGCCACGGTCGGCATCACCTGGGCGCAGATCTCCAAGTCGCTGCGCTACTCCATCGCACCCACGCCGGACGGTGTCCGGATCACGTACGGGCTGCTGACCACGGTGACGGAGACGCTGCCCCCCGGCCGCATCTTCGCCGTCGAGGTGACGCAGTCGCTGCTGTGGCGGCCCTTCGGCTGGTGGACGATCAAGATCAACCGGATGAGCGGTCGCAGTGCGGCCCAGCAGAGCAACAGCAGCACACAGCAGTTCAACACCGTGCTGCCGGTCGGCCAGCGCGCCGACGTCGAGCGGGTGCTCTCGCTCATCCTGCCCGACATCCCCCGGGCCGACATCCCCCTGGTGTGGGAGCACGGCATCCTGGGCCCCGGCCCCGACGACCCCTACCGCACGATCCCGCGACGCGCCTGGTGGCATCGTCCGCTGTCCTGGAAGCGGCACGGCTTCGTCATGACCGACTTCGGGCTGCTGCTGCGGCGCGGGGTGCTGTGGCGCAAGCTCGCGGTGTTCCCGCTCGCTCGACTGCAGAGCGTCTCGCTCTCGCAGGGGCCGATCGACCGCATCCAGCACGTGACCGCCGTGCATGTGCACTCGATCCTGGGGCCCGTCTCGGGCGGGCTGTCGGGCGTCGACCGCGACGAGGCCCTCGCACTGCTGGACGGGACGGGCCGGGCGGCCGCGCTCGCCGCCGCGCACGACCACACGCATCGCTGGGGCGAGGCGAGCTCGACGGATGCCGAAGGCGCCGCCGCCCCGACGGGTGCGGGGGTCATCGTCGCCCCGACGGACGCCGTGCCGGGGGCGCAGCCCGTCCAGGCCGCACCGCTGCCGCCGACCTCCTCCCCGGAGTGA
- a CDS encoding PH domain-containing protein, translating to MTESPTTPPRDPDGAASAAQLSESAAAPASAPALDAGTYRALRAPRSLSALALDGVWHQISPRYVVSQIVQDAILIAVVIIAAVVVGLVTGQAWPWLPAGALVLITLITLLIVPRQARALGYALRADDIVFRKGILWQRMVAVPYGRLQLVDITQGPLDRAFGISQLKMVTAAAATGVQIPGLTQEAAEALRDALIEVAETRRTGL from the coding sequence ATGACCGAGAGCCCGACGACCCCGCCCCGTGATCCGGACGGCGCCGCGTCAGCGGCTCAGCTCTCCGAATCCGCCGCTGCCCCGGCATCCGCTCCCGCGCTGGACGCGGGCACCTACCGGGCCCTGCGCGCGCCGCGAAGCTTGTCGGCGCTCGCCCTCGACGGCGTGTGGCATCAGATCTCCCCGCGCTACGTCGTGTCGCAGATCGTGCAGGACGCCATCCTCATCGCCGTCGTGATCATCGCGGCCGTCGTCGTCGGCCTCGTGACCGGGCAGGCGTGGCCGTGGCTGCCCGCCGGCGCGCTGGTGCTGATCACCCTGATCACGCTTCTCATCGTGCCGCGCCAGGCCCGTGCCCTGGGGTACGCGCTGCGTGCGGACGACATCGTCTTCCGCAAGGGCATCCTGTGGCAGCGCATGGTGGCCGTCCCCTACGGGCGGCTGCAGCTCGTCGACATCACGCAGGGCCCGTTGGACCGCGCCTTCGGCATCTCGCAGCTGAAGATGGTCACGGCCGCCGCGGCGACGGGCGTGCAGATCCCCGGGCTCACGCAGGAGGCCGCCGAGGCCCTGCGCGACGCCCTCATCGAGGTCGCCGAGACCCGCAGGACCGGGCTGTGA
- a CDS encoding DUF3180 domain-containing protein: MRRTSAGVLAVLALLAAGCGFGLDQVLTATGRATFTPSPLLPVMLLLIAAATLALAWPVRRSLRGGARVDPFRAVHAATLARASSLLGALIAGFGAGLLVFLSTRPVPAQVGSTVAMIALIVGALVLVGAALVAEQFCTLPEEPDDREPDDPAP; this comes from the coding sequence GTGAGGCGGACCTCCGCCGGGGTGCTGGCCGTGCTCGCCCTGCTGGCGGCGGGCTGCGGGTTCGGGCTCGACCAGGTGCTGACCGCGACCGGCCGGGCGACGTTCACACCGTCGCCGCTGCTGCCGGTCATGCTGCTGCTCATCGCGGCCGCGACGCTGGCGCTGGCCTGGCCGGTGCGCCGCAGTCTGCGCGGCGGCGCACGGGTGGACCCGTTCCGCGCCGTGCACGCCGCGACGCTCGCCAGGGCGTCCAGCCTGCTGGGCGCCCTCATCGCCGGATTCGGCGCGGGACTGCTCGTGTTCCTGTCGACAAGGCCGGTGCCCGCGCAGGTAGGGTCGACTGTGGCGATGATCGCCCTGATCGTCGGCGCACTGGTACTGGTCGGGGCGGCGCTCGTCGCCGAACAGTTCTGCACTCTGCCGGAGGAACCTGATGACCGAGAGCCCGACGACCCCGCCCCGTGA
- the folK gene encoding 2-amino-4-hydroxy-6-hydroxymethyldihydropteridine diphosphokinase: MDVRLTHLPEPPDPRPGREPQVAVVALGSNEGDRGEMLRAAAERLRRLPLVDDLVMSEPVETVAVKLDGPDPDAPRYLNAVALLTTRLAPQVLLGMLHAVEEEQGRVRLQRWGDRTLDLDLIAYGDFRSDAEHLLVPHPRAAERLFVLEPWLSIDPDAVLPGAGRVDELVRRLKGRR, encoded by the coding sequence GTGGACGTCCGACTGACGCACCTGCCCGAGCCGCCCGACCCGCGTCCAGGCCGCGAGCCGCAGGTCGCCGTGGTGGCACTGGGATCCAACGAGGGCGACCGTGGCGAGATGCTCCGCGCGGCGGCCGAGCGGCTGCGCAGGCTGCCCCTGGTCGATGACCTCGTCATGTCGGAGCCCGTGGAAACCGTCGCCGTGAAGCTCGACGGGCCCGACCCGGACGCCCCGCGCTATCTCAACGCCGTCGCGCTGCTGACCACCCGACTGGCTCCGCAGGTGCTGCTGGGCATGCTGCACGCGGTGGAGGAGGAACAGGGTCGCGTGCGCCTGCAGCGCTGGGGGGACCGCACCCTGGACCTCGATCTCATCGCCTACGGCGACTTCCGCAGCGATGCGGAGCATCTGCTGGTCCCGCACCCGCGCGCGGCCGAGCGGCTGTTCGTGCTGGAACCGTGGCTGAGCATAGACCCGGATGCCGTGCTGCCCGGCGCCGGACGGGTGGACGAGCTGGTGCGGCGTCTGAAGGGCCGACGGTGA
- the folB gene encoding dihydroneopterin aldolase: MDLLDEIVLTGLTVFGHHGVFDFERRDGQEFTIDLRLGLPLGAAAASDDVTDTVHYGELADRVAAIVAGEPVNLIETLAQRIADAVLEDERVKVVTVTVHKPHAPIAQTFADVAVSVHRMQKEAPAWTSD; the protein is encoded by the coding sequence ATGGACCTGCTCGACGAGATCGTGCTGACCGGGCTGACGGTCTTCGGACACCACGGAGTCTTCGACTTCGAGCGCCGTGACGGCCAGGAGTTCACGATCGATCTGAGGCTCGGGCTGCCGCTGGGGGCCGCGGCGGCCTCGGACGACGTCACCGACACCGTGCACTACGGCGAACTGGCCGACCGTGTCGCGGCGATCGTCGCCGGCGAGCCCGTCAACCTCATCGAGACCCTCGCGCAGCGCATCGCGGACGCCGTGCTGGAGGACGAGCGCGTCAAGGTCGTCACCGTGACCGTGCACAAGCCGCACGCGCCCATCGCGCAGACCTTCGCGGACGTGGCGGTCAGCGTCCACCGGATGCAGAAGGAGGCGCCGGCGTGGACGTCCGACTGA
- the folP gene encoding dihydropteroate synthase gives MTGIWGVLNTTPDSFSDGGRYVDPDAAIARAHLMRAQGAAIIDVGGESTRPGAVRVDPAVERARVLPVIEALTDAGIPTSIDTLNADTAVAAVRAGTRIVNDVSGGLADERMLPAVADLGADIALGHWRGPSEDMYAHAQYTRVAREVAAELRGRVEAAMAAGIAPARIIVDPGIGFAKTAEQNWEVLRGLDEISVLGHRVLVGTSRKRLLADALHRASDDTPLSERRRDLATAVTSALAARAGVWAVRVHDVAATRDALAVVGAWDGV, from the coding sequence ATGACCGGCATCTGGGGCGTCCTCAACACCACCCCCGACTCGTTCAGCGACGGCGGCAGGTACGTCGACCCGGACGCCGCCATCGCGCGGGCGCACCTCATGCGCGCACAGGGCGCGGCGATCATCGATGTGGGCGGGGAGTCGACCCGCCCCGGCGCCGTGCGCGTCGATCCGGCCGTCGAGCGCGCACGTGTGCTTCCGGTCATCGAGGCGCTCACGGATGCCGGCATCCCCACCTCCATCGACACCCTCAACGCCGACACCGCCGTCGCCGCCGTGCGAGCGGGCACCCGGATCGTCAACGACGTGTCCGGCGGGCTCGCCGACGAGCGGATGCTGCCCGCCGTCGCCGATCTCGGGGCCGACATCGCCCTCGGGCATTGGCGGGGACCGAGCGAGGACATGTACGCGCACGCGCAGTACACGCGCGTGGCGCGCGAGGTGGCGGCGGAGCTGCGCGGGCGCGTGGAGGCAGCCATGGCGGCGGGCATCGCCCCGGCGCGGATCATCGTCGATCCGGGCATCGGGTTCGCGAAGACCGCTGAGCAGAACTGGGAGGTGCTGCGCGGGCTCGACGAGATCTCCGTGCTCGGCCACCGGGTGCTGGTGGGCACCTCCCGCAAGCGGCTGCTGGCGGATGCCCTGCATCGGGCCTCCGATGACACGCCGCTCAGCGAGCGCCGGCGCGACCTGGCGACGGCGGTCACGAGCGCGCTGGCCGCGCGCGCCGGGGTCTGGGCGGTGCGCGTGCACGACGTGGCGGCCACGAGGGATGCGCTGGCGGTCGTCGGCGCGTGGGACGGAGTGTGA
- the folE gene encoding GTP cyclohydrolase I: MAVDRARIERLVRELLEAIGEDPDRPGLTQTPSRMAMLYDELFAGIGEDPGAHLARTISVSRGPAPGTLPSGAVLLRGVRFRSVCEHHLLPFAGVAHLAYLPGEQVVGLGSLVKVVETLAARPQVQERLGEQIADALDAHLDARGVLVVLDASHGCVTMRGGRQPDASTLTVAVRGEFTDPVARTELIALIGAGAPGSHEAGA; encoded by the coding sequence GTGGCTGTCGACAGAGCACGCATCGAACGGCTCGTGAGAGAGCTGCTCGAGGCGATCGGCGAGGACCCGGATCGTCCGGGGCTGACGCAGACCCCGAGCAGGATGGCGATGCTCTACGATGAGCTGTTCGCCGGCATCGGCGAGGACCCCGGCGCGCACCTCGCGCGCACGATCAGCGTGTCCCGGGGCCCGGCCCCCGGCACGCTGCCGTCGGGTGCGGTGCTGCTGCGCGGCGTCCGCTTCCGCTCCGTCTGCGAGCACCACCTGCTTCCGTTCGCGGGTGTCGCGCACCTGGCGTACCTCCCCGGTGAGCAGGTCGTCGGGCTGGGGTCGCTCGTCAAGGTCGTGGAGACCCTCGCCGCGCGTCCGCAGGTGCAGGAGAGGCTCGGTGAGCAGATCGCGGATGCCCTGGACGCGCACCTGGACGCCCGTGGGGTGCTGGTCGTGCTGGACGCCTCGCACGGCTGCGTGACCATGCGCGGCGGCCGTCAGCCGGACGCGTCGACGCTCACCGTCGCCGTCCGCGGGGAGTTCACCGATCCCGTCGCGCGGACCGAGCTGATCGCCCTCATCGGAGCCGGTGCGCCGGGTTCGCACGAGGCCGGGGCATGA